A genome region from Sphingobium sp. CR2-8 includes the following:
- a CDS encoding class II 3-deoxy-7-phosphoheptulonate synthase, with product MAAKWTPESWRSQKGIQMPFYRDAGALASVEAQLGQFPPLVFAGEARNLKADLAKVVTGDAFLLQGGDCAESFAEFHPNNIRDTFRVLLQMAVVLTFASKLPVVKVGRMAGQFAKPRSADTEVIDGVELPSYRGDNVNDIAFTAQGREPDPQRMVQAYNQSAATLNLLRAFSTGGYASLDRVHGWMLDFMGRSPWAAKFEQMADQIGQALDFMRACGLSAETVPQLGGTSFYTSHEALLLPFEQALTRQDSLTGDWYDTSAHMLWIGDRTRFEGSSHVEYLRGIGNPIGLKCGPSLEPDALLRLLDTLNPAREAGRITLITRYGHDKIEAGLPKLVRAVLREGHPVIWSCDPMHGNVIKAANGYKTRPFERILAEVRGFFAVHRAEGSFGGGIHAEMTGQNVTECTGGAIAITDEGLADRYHTHCDPRLNAAQSLELAFLLAEMLNEELKERRAAA from the coding sequence GTGGCGGCGAAGTGGACGCCGGAAAGCTGGCGGAGCCAAAAGGGCATTCAGATGCCCTTTTATCGGGATGCGGGCGCCTTGGCGTCGGTAGAGGCCCAGCTTGGCCAGTTTCCGCCCCTCGTCTTCGCGGGCGAGGCACGCAATCTGAAGGCCGACCTGGCCAAGGTCGTGACCGGCGACGCCTTCCTGTTGCAGGGCGGCGATTGCGCCGAAAGTTTCGCGGAGTTCCATCCGAACAACATCCGCGACACCTTCCGCGTGCTGCTCCAGATGGCGGTCGTGCTGACCTTCGCGTCGAAGCTGCCGGTGGTGAAGGTCGGCCGCATGGCGGGCCAGTTCGCCAAGCCGCGTTCGGCCGATACCGAAGTCATCGATGGCGTCGAGCTGCCCAGCTATCGCGGAGACAATGTCAACGACATCGCCTTCACCGCACAAGGGCGCGAGCCGGACCCGCAGCGCATGGTGCAGGCCTATAATCAGTCGGCCGCGACGCTCAACCTGCTGCGCGCCTTCTCGACCGGCGGCTATGCCAGCCTGGATCGCGTCCACGGCTGGATGCTCGATTTCATGGGGCGCAGTCCGTGGGCGGCGAAGTTCGAACAGATGGCCGACCAGATCGGCCAGGCGCTCGACTTCATGCGCGCCTGCGGCCTGTCGGCGGAAACCGTGCCGCAACTGGGCGGAACCAGCTTCTACACCAGCCATGAAGCGCTGCTGCTGCCATTCGAACAGGCGCTGACGCGGCAGGACAGCCTGACCGGCGACTGGTACGACACGTCCGCACACATGCTGTGGATCGGCGACCGCACCCGCTTCGAAGGGTCGTCCCATGTCGAATATCTGCGCGGCATCGGCAACCCGATCGGCCTCAAATGCGGCCCGTCGCTGGAGCCGGACGCGCTGCTGCGCCTGCTCGACACGCTCAACCCCGCGCGCGAAGCCGGGCGCATCACGCTCATCACCCGCTATGGCCATGACAAGATCGAGGCGGGCCTGCCCAAGCTGGTGCGCGCGGTGTTGCGTGAAGGCCATCCGGTCATCTGGTCCTGCGACCCGATGCACGGCAACGTCATCAAGGCGGCGAACGGCTACAAGACGCGCCCGTTCGAGCGTATCCTCGCCGAAGTGCGCGGCTTCTTCGCCGTCCACCGCGCCGAGGGCAGCTTCGGCGGCGGCATCCATGCCGAAATGACCGGCCAGAATGTGACGGAATGCACCGGCGGCGCCATCGCCATCACCGACGAAGGCCTCGCTGACCGCTACCACACCCATTGCGACCCGCGCCTCAATGCGGCGCAGAGCCTGGAGCTGGCCTTCCTGCTGGCCGAAATGCTCAACGAAGAACTGAAGGAACGCCGCGCCGCGGCGTGA
- a CDS encoding acyl-CoA thioesterase has protein sequence MAKPESWRLNAEAYRFVTSIDTRFQDLDTMGHINNVAISGIFETARIRFHHHMGRHPQEQGVRWLVANVNLNFVEESHFPYPFEVHCAIGHIGRTSWTISSAGFQKGVCVATCDTTVVTHGAEGRRAIDETLREAMELNFLRQPD, from the coding sequence ATGGCCAAACCCGAATCCTGGCGTCTGAACGCAGAGGCCTATCGCTTCGTGACCAGCATCGACACGCGGTTCCAGGATCTCGACACCATGGGCCACATCAACAATGTGGCGATTTCCGGCATATTCGAAACGGCGCGCATCCGGTTTCACCACCATATGGGCCGCCATCCGCAGGAACAGGGCGTGCGCTGGCTGGTCGCCAACGTGAACCTGAACTTCGTGGAGGAATCGCATTTCCCCTATCCGTTCGAGGTGCATTGCGCGATCGGCCATATCGGCCGCACCAGTTGGACGATCAGTTCGGCGGGATTCCAGAAGGGCGTGTGTGTCGCGACCTGCGACACCACCGTCGTCACCCATGGCGCCGAGGGACGCCGCGCGATCGACGAGACGCTGCGTGAGGCGATGGAACTGAACTTCCTGCGCCAGCCCGACTGA
- a CDS encoding TerC family protein → MDSLITVFTDPTALAALIALVVMEVVLGIDNLVFISILTNKLPETQRPKARKIGIGLALAMRLVLLSMIAWIVGLTQPVFDLGISGPLDSRGAPTFETDFSWRDLILIAGGLFLIWKATKEIHHSMDPAPTDGVLDKKAAATMTFGAAIVQIILLDMIFSLDSILTAVGMTDNLAVMYIAVIVAVTVMLIAADPLANFIARNPTVVMLALGFLLMIGAVLIADGFGGHVPKGYIYAAMAFSTLVECLNIFARRAQQRKAAE, encoded by the coding sequence ATGGACAGCCTGATCACCGTCTTCACCGACCCCACGGCCCTCGCCGCGCTGATCGCGCTGGTGGTGATGGAGGTGGTGCTGGGCATCGACAATCTGGTCTTCATTTCCATCCTGACGAACAAATTGCCCGAGACGCAGCGCCCCAAGGCGCGCAAGATCGGCATCGGCCTGGCGCTGGCGATGCGGCTCGTCCTGCTGTCGATGATCGCCTGGATCGTCGGGCTGACCCAGCCGGTGTTCGATCTGGGGATCAGCGGTCCGCTCGACAGTCGCGGCGCGCCGACCTTCGAAACCGATTTTTCCTGGCGCGACCTGATCCTGATCGCGGGCGGGCTGTTCCTGATCTGGAAGGCGACCAAGGAAATCCATCATAGCATGGACCCTGCGCCGACCGATGGCGTGCTGGACAAGAAGGCGGCGGCGACCATGACCTTCGGCGCGGCGATCGTGCAGATCATCCTGCTCGACATGATCTTCTCGCTCGATTCGATCCTGACGGCGGTGGGGATGACCGATAACCTGGCGGTCATGTATATCGCCGTGATCGTGGCGGTGACGGTGATGCTGATCGCGGCCGATCCGCTCGCCAACTTCATCGCGCGCAATCCGACCGTGGTGATGCTGGCGCTGGGCTTCCTGCTGATGATCGGTGCGGTGCTGATCGCCGATGGCTTCGGCGGGCATGTGCCCAAGGGCTATATCTATGCGGCGATGGCGTTCTCCACGCTGGTCGAATGCCTGAACATCTTCGCGCGGCGGGCGCAGCAGCGGAAAGCGGCGGAGTAG
- a CDS encoding N-formylglutamate amidohydrolase produces the protein MDHPAPHSPIPGETAFDLHGPIIPDRPIILSVPHAGRAYGADLLASARVPVSILRRLEDRRVDILVEPLIARGFSIIVARTPRAMIDLNRHEREIDPGMIADLPRDATLQSSAKLRGGLGLFPRRMPGAHELWRGPMSWAEARRRIDTVHRPYHAALGHMMAAAREAHGHAILIDLHSMPPLGAAAGQAAPDMVLGDRFGRSASTRLMMLAADVAASHGLTVAQNHPYAGDHMVDRHGRPEQGLHAIQLEIDRTLYLDGALDQPGPGVARMQAIIAGMVEALAVELPRAGYALAAE, from the coding sequence TTGGATCACCCCGCGCCGCATTCCCCGATCCCTGGCGAGACGGCGTTCGACCTCCACGGACCGATCATTCCCGACCGACCCATCATTCTGTCCGTTCCCCATGCCGGTCGCGCCTATGGGGCAGATCTGCTGGCGTCTGCCCGTGTTCCGGTATCGATTTTGCGTCGTCTGGAGGATCGCCGGGTCGATATTCTGGTTGAGCCCCTGATCGCGCGCGGCTTTTCCATCATCGTCGCGCGAACGCCCCGGGCCATGATCGACCTCAATCGCCATGAGCGCGAGATCGACCCGGGCATGATTGCCGATCTGCCGCGCGACGCGACGCTACAAAGCAGTGCGAAGCTGCGGGGTGGCCTCGGCCTTTTTCCCCGCCGCATGCCGGGGGCGCATGAACTGTGGCGCGGCCCGATGTCCTGGGCCGAAGCGCGCCGCCGCATCGACACCGTGCATCGTCCCTATCACGCCGCGCTGGGCCATATGATGGCCGCCGCGCGGGAGGCGCATGGGCATGCGATCTTGATCGACCTGCATTCCATGCCGCCGCTCGGCGCTGCCGCCGGCCAGGCCGCCCCCGATATGGTGCTGGGCGATCGTTTCGGGCGGAGCGCATCGACGCGGCTGATGATGCTGGCGGCCGACGTCGCGGCCAGTCATGGCCTGACCGTCGCTCAAAATCACCCCTATGCAGGCGACCATATGGTCGATCGGCACGGCCGACCGGAGCAGGGGCTGCATGCGATCCAGCTGGAGATTGATCGGACGCTCTATCTGGACGGTGCGCTCGATCAGCCCGGGCCGGGCGTGGCGCGGATGCAGGCGATCATCGCGGGGATGGTAGAGGCGCTGGCGGTGGAGTTGCCGCGCGCCGGTTATGCGCTGGCGGCGGAATAG
- the cpdR gene encoding cell cycle two-component system response regulator CpdR, with amino-acid sequence MVRILLAEDDESMRTYLARALERSGYDVVSVGTGMEALPHIESDRFDLLLTDIVMPEMDGIELAQHAASVAPDMRIMFITGFAAVTLKAGKAVPQAKVLSKPFHLRDLVLEVERMFGSESVPATTDNP; translated from the coding sequence ATGGTTCGCATTTTATTGGCGGAAGATGATGAAAGCATGCGGACCTATCTGGCCCGTGCGCTGGAACGGTCGGGATATGACGTCGTATCGGTGGGAACCGGTATGGAGGCGTTGCCCCATATCGAATCGGATCGGTTCGACCTGCTGTTGACCGACATCGTGATGCCCGAAATGGACGGCATCGAACTGGCGCAACATGCCGCATCGGTCGCGCCGGACATGCGGATCATGTTCATCACCGGCTTTGCCGCCGTCACGCTGAAGGCCGGCAAGGCGGTGCCGCAGGCCAAGGTGCTGTCCAAGCCCTTCCACCTGCGCGACCTGGTGCTGGAGGTCGAACGGATGTTCGGCAGCGAAAGCGTACCGGCGACCACAGACAATCCGTGA
- a CDS encoding class 1 fructose-bisphosphatase produces the protein MARTTLTRFLIEQQRNANVLPGELRLLIETVARACKTISHAVSKGALGEVLGSLDSENVQGEIQKKLDVIANELLLDANEWGGHLAAMASEEMETIHLIPNRYPKGEYLLLFDPIDGSSNIDVDLSVGTIFSVLKAPEACAGREVTEEDFLQDGRQQVAAGYAIYGPQSLLVLSVGTGVYEFTLDREVGSWVLTDADMQMPQGKCEFAINMSNRRQWSPAIRRYVDERVEGGAGPCGKDYNMRWTASMVADVHRILKRGGIFMYPYDHRNPGKAKLRLMYEANPMSYLIEQAGGASSDGFIPIMDVPATGLHQRVGVVLGDKAEVAAVVAYGKDMADA, from the coding sequence ATGGCTCGAACCACGCTCACCCGTTTCCTGATCGAACAGCAACGCAACGCCAATGTCCTGCCGGGCGAATTGCGCCTGCTGATCGAAACCGTCGCCCGCGCCTGCAAGACGATCAGCCATGCGGTCAGCAAGGGCGCGCTGGGCGAAGTGCTCGGCAGCCTGGACAGCGAAAATGTGCAGGGCGAAATCCAGAAGAAGCTGGACGTGATCGCCAACGAACTGCTGCTCGACGCCAATGAATGGGGCGGCCATCTGGCGGCGATGGCGTCGGAGGAGATGGAGACGATCCACCTCATCCCCAATCGCTATCCCAAGGGCGAATATCTGCTGCTGTTCGATCCGATCGACGGGTCCAGCAATATCGATGTCGACCTGTCGGTCGGCACGATCTTTTCGGTACTCAAAGCCCCCGAAGCCTGCGCCGGGCGCGAAGTGACGGAGGAGGATTTCCTCCAGGACGGCCGCCAACAGGTCGCCGCGGGCTACGCCATCTACGGGCCGCAATCGCTGCTGGTGCTCAGCGTCGGCACCGGCGTCTATGAATTCACGCTCGATCGCGAAGTCGGCAGCTGGGTGCTGACCGACGCGGACATGCAGATGCCGCAGGGCAAGTGCGAGTTCGCGATCAACATGTCCAACCGCCGCCAATGGTCGCCGGCGATTCGCCGCTATGTGGACGAGCGGGTCGAAGGCGGCGCAGGGCCGTGCGGCAAGGATTACAATATGCGCTGGACCGCTTCGATGGTCGCCGACGTGCATCGCATCCTCAAGCGCGGGGGCATCTTCATGTACCCTTACGACCATCGCAATCCGGGCAAGGCCAAGCTGCGCCTGATGTATGAAGCCAATCCGATGAGCTACCTGATCGAACAGGCAGGCGGCGCGTCGAGCGATGGCTTCATTCCGATCATGGACGTGCCCGCGACCGGCCTGCACCAGCGTGTCGGCGTCGTGCTGGGCGACAAGGCCGAAGTCGCGGCGGTCGTCGCCTATGGCAAGGACATGGCGGACGCGTGA
- a CDS encoding methyltransferase domain-containing protein codes for MSHSPSAPPLNPANAPSTRFFGGIGIAPGAHILDVGCGNGDLSRLMAGIAGAGGEVVAIDRSEQALAAARAMEALPGAAPIHYHAVDLSGDLPELGLFDAIVGRRVLMYLPDAAKTLARLVRLAKPGAIVAFQEHGRAGLPAGNGDLVLHRQLYDWNWSTVAAEGGDVALALGLADMMRRVGLSVKETRAEAILLDPEQPSFLPTLTQAMLPRMVERGVATAEQVDMATLPQRIEDEQRAAGGLIVWDLAVFVAGSA; via the coding sequence ATGTCTCATTCACCTTCGGCTCCCCCACTCAATCCGGCCAATGCTCCTAGCACTCGGTTTTTCGGCGGCATTGGCATCGCTCCCGGCGCCCACATACTCGATGTTGGTTGCGGCAATGGCGACCTCAGTCGCCTCATGGCGGGCATCGCCGGGGCTGGCGGCGAAGTGGTCGCGATTGACCGCAGCGAACAGGCGTTGGCGGCGGCGCGAGCAATGGAAGCGTTACCGGGCGCCGCCCCCATCCACTATCATGCGGTCGACCTCTCGGGCGACCTACCCGAACTGGGCTTGTTCGATGCGATCGTCGGTCGGCGGGTGCTGATGTATCTTCCTGATGCCGCAAAGACCCTTGCGCGGTTGGTAAGGCTGGCCAAGCCGGGTGCGATCGTCGCCTTTCAAGAACATGGACGCGCTGGCCTTCCGGCGGGGAATGGCGATCTCGTGCTTCACCGCCAACTCTATGATTGGAACTGGAGCACGGTCGCGGCGGAGGGTGGCGACGTTGCTTTGGCACTGGGCCTTGCCGACATGATGCGGCGGGTCGGCCTCTCGGTGAAGGAGACCCGAGCCGAGGCGATCCTGCTGGACCCGGAACAGCCGTCGTTCCTGCCCACTCTGACGCAGGCGATGCTCCCCCGGATGGTGGAGCGCGGCGTCGCGACAGCCGAACAGGTCGATATGGCCACCCTGCCTCAGCGGATTGAGGATGAGCAGCGAGCCGCCGGAGGTTTGATCGTCTGGGACCTTGCCGTCTTCGTCGCGGGCAGCGCCTGA
- a CDS encoding DUF983 domain-containing protein, which yields MTDPAPPSDRPVGAAIAHGLRGRCPACGEGRMFARFLKPAPTCPHCGLSLDVHQADDFPAYIVILLLGHILVPLMIEVNSALAIPLGWQALIWPGLAIALAVAMIQPVKGAVIAVQWSRRMAGFT from the coding sequence ATGACCGATCCCGCGCCCCCATCCGACCGTCCGGTCGGCGCCGCCATCGCCCATGGGCTGCGCGGTCGATGCCCGGCCTGCGGCGAAGGGCGGATGTTCGCCCGCTTCCTGAAACCCGCGCCGACCTGCCCGCATTGCGGCTTGTCGCTCGACGTGCATCAGGCGGACGACTTTCCCGCCTATATCGTCATACTGCTCCTGGGCCATATCCTGGTGCCGCTTATGATCGAAGTGAACAGCGCCTTGGCCATCCCGCTGGGCTGGCAGGCGCTGATCTGGCCCGGCCTGGCGATCGCGCTGGCGGTGGCGATGATCCAGCCGGTCAAGGGCGCCGTGATCGCCGTGCAATGGAGCCGACGCATGGCCGGCTTCACCTGA
- the pabB gene encoding aminodeoxychorismate synthase component I gives MRLPGPDEAFCLFDDARARAAPARLYRDPVDFIVAHDMADVQPALDRLAEAQDRGLHAAGYMAYAAGLALEDRLAPVARAQESGGAPLLWFGLFEGVRLIPSDSLPALLPDPADATVGPLRPLIDETAYAAAFTRVQDYIRAGDIYQVNLTFPCDVALSGDPLALYAAIRPRAAAGYGGVIRTGDRSILSFSPELFFTQVRGQLTARPMKGTATRAADPAEDAEQARWLESDAKQRAENLMIVDLLRNDLSRVSRAGSVTVPDLFKVESFPTVHQLVSTVRARVLPGLSPVDVLRVLFPCGSITGAPKVRAMEIIDMVEPHARGVYTGTMGWIDPEGDAAFNVAIRTICVEEGRGIGRLGLGSGIVADSDCASEWAECLAKGRFLSTR, from the coding sequence ATGCGTCTGCCCGGTCCCGATGAAGCCTTTTGCCTGTTCGACGATGCGCGCGCCCGCGCCGCGCCTGCGCGGCTCTACCGCGATCCGGTCGATTTCATCGTCGCCCATGATATGGCCGATGTGCAGCCTGCGCTCGATCGCCTGGCCGAGGCGCAGGACAGGGGCCTGCATGCCGCAGGCTATATGGCCTATGCCGCTGGCCTGGCGCTGGAGGATCGGCTGGCCCCCGTCGCCCGGGCGCAGGAGAGCGGCGGCGCGCCGCTGCTGTGGTTCGGCCTGTTCGAAGGGGTGCGGCTGATCCCGTCCGACAGCCTGCCTGCGCTGCTGCCCGATCCGGCGGATGCCACCGTCGGCCCGCTGCGCCCCTTGATCGACGAAACCGCCTATGCCGCGGCCTTCACCCGCGTACAGGACTATATCCGGGCGGGCGACATCTATCAGGTCAACCTGACCTTTCCCTGCGACGTCGCCTTGTCGGGCGATCCCCTCGCGCTCTATGCCGCGATCCGGCCGCGCGCGGCGGCGGGCTATGGTGGGGTGATCCGCACCGGCGACCGGTCCATCCTGTCTTTTTCGCCCGAACTGTTCTTCACCCAGGTGCGCGGGCAGCTGACCGCCCGGCCGATGAAGGGCACCGCGACCCGCGCCGCCGACCCGGCCGAAGATGCTGAACAGGCCCGTTGGCTGGAAAGCGACGCCAAGCAGCGCGCCGAAAATCTGATGATCGTCGACCTGTTGCGCAACGACCTGTCGCGCGTGTCGCGCGCGGGCAGCGTGACGGTGCCCGACCTGTTCAAGGTCGAAAGCTTTCCGACCGTGCATCAGCTGGTATCGACCGTGCGCGCGCGCGTTCTGCCCGGCCTGTCGCCCGTCGACGTGCTGCGCGTGCTGTTCCCCTGCGGCTCCATCACCGGCGCGCCCAAGGTGCGGGCGATGGAGATCATCGACATGGTCGAACCCCATGCGCGGGGCGTCTATACCGGCACGATGGGCTGGATCGATCCGGAAGGGGACGCCGCCTTCAATGTTGCCATCCGCACCATTTGCGTCGAAGAAGGCAGAGGGATCGGTCGGCTGGGTCTGGGGTCGGGCATCGTCGCGGATTCGGATTGCGCGTCCGAATGGGCGGAATGTCTGGCGAAGGGGCGCTTCCTTTCGACCCGATGA
- a CDS encoding acyltransferase family protein, which yields MHGSSSPIGASANAIRYRRDIDGLRALAILPVLLFHAHVPGFSGGYVGVDIFFVISGYLITGIIAREVDEGRFSLPRFYERRFRRIMPALALMILAVLGAAAWLYLPGDLEGVPRSALAATLFASNLWFFTDTGYFAGGADVKPLLHTWSLAVEEQYYIGFPILLMLLARCAPRWRTITVAIIAAGSLALAIAMQRDTSGFTFYLLPTRAWELFAGALLALGAIPMLRSPWLRELVAACGLAAIVFAVAVYDRNTVFPGVSALAPVLGAAALIHAAPGTRVGALLGWRPFVGIGLISYSLYLWHWPLIVFTEYATDRPLAGGIQLIVIGASLLAGTLSWRFVERPFRDSRHVPARAIFLFTAAAMALLCAVSLALMAMGGWPSRFAPRVLAQMAGQTDFAPTRKRCHDNFMRHATPCTLGAATPPDAMLWGDSHGVELAYALSLKARAQDRSLIEWTTSSCPPVLGYDAKDPRCAASNRSAFDAIRADPRLKRIYLAAFWANGDFDDPAFVAKLDRTIAAIRAAGREVVLIGPIPPQPFDVPRRLAHLAQRGAAADARGVDRAWVEGRTRHLRTLFRRWKGRGVTLIDPIASLCSSGTCLIERDGKPLYFDSHHLSVAGARLVVGAER from the coding sequence ATGCACGGATCGTCCAGCCCCATCGGCGCATCGGCCAACGCGATTCGCTATCGCCGCGACATCGACGGCCTGCGCGCGCTCGCCATCCTGCCGGTCCTGCTCTTCCACGCCCATGTGCCGGGTTTCTCGGGCGGCTATGTCGGGGTCGACATCTTCTTCGTCATTTCCGGCTATCTGATCACCGGCATCATCGCGCGAGAGGTAGACGAGGGCCGCTTTTCCCTGCCACGCTTCTACGAACGCCGCTTCCGCCGGATCATGCCCGCCCTGGCGCTGATGATCCTGGCCGTGCTGGGGGCCGCCGCCTGGCTCTATCTGCCGGGCGACCTGGAAGGCGTGCCACGCTCCGCGCTGGCCGCGACCCTGTTCGCATCCAACCTCTGGTTCTTCACCGACACCGGCTATTTCGCGGGCGGTGCAGACGTAAAACCCCTGCTGCACACATGGTCGCTAGCGGTCGAGGAGCAATATTATATCGGCTTCCCGATCCTGCTGATGCTGCTGGCGCGCTGCGCCCCGCGCTGGCGGACGATAACGGTCGCTATCATCGCGGCGGGATCGCTGGCGCTCGCCATCGCGATGCAGCGCGATACCAGCGGCTTTACCTTCTATCTTCTGCCTACCCGGGCCTGGGAATTATTCGCCGGCGCATTGTTGGCGCTGGGCGCAATACCCATGTTGCGATCGCCCTGGCTGCGCGAGTTGGTCGCAGCATGCGGACTGGCCGCCATTGTTTTTGCCGTAGCGGTCTATGATCGCAATACGGTCTTCCCCGGCGTTAGCGCCCTCGCCCCGGTGCTGGGCGCGGCGGCGCTGATCCATGCCGCACCGGGGACGCGCGTCGGCGCATTGCTGGGCTGGCGGCCTTTCGTCGGCATCGGCCTTATCTCCTACTCGCTCTATCTGTGGCACTGGCCGCTGATCGTGTTCACCGAATATGCGACCGACAGACCGCTGGCGGGCGGGATACAGCTTATAGTCATAGGCGCATCGCTGCTGGCCGGAACCCTGTCCTGGCGCTTCGTGGAGCGCCCCTTCCGCGATTCGCGGCATGTGCCGGCGCGCGCCATCTTCCTGTTCACCGCCGCCGCCATGGCCCTGCTCTGCGCGGTGTCGCTGGCGTTGATGGCCATGGGTGGCTGGCCATCGCGATTTGCACCACGGGTGCTGGCGCAGATGGCGGGACAGACGGACTTCGCGCCGACCCGCAAACGCTGCCATGACAATTTCATGCGCCACGCCACGCCCTGTACGCTGGGCGCTGCGACGCCGCCGGACGCAATGCTGTGGGGCGACAGCCATGGTGTGGAACTCGCCTATGCGCTGTCGCTCAAGGCCAGGGCACAAGACCGGTCGCTTATCGAATGGACGACATCGAGTTGCCCGCCGGTGCTGGGCTATGACGCAAAAGACCCGCGCTGCGCCGCCTCCAACCGATCCGCCTTCGACGCGATTCGCGCCGATCCGCGGCTGAAGCGCATCTATCTGGCCGCCTTCTGGGCCAATGGCGATTTCGACGATCCCGCCTTCGTCGCCAAACTGGATCGCACCATCGCGGCAATCCGCGCGGCGGGGCGAGAGGTCGTGCTGATCGGTCCCATACCGCCTCAGCCCTTCGACGTGCCGCGCCGCCTTGCCCATCTGGCGCAACGCGGCGCAGCGGCCGATGCGAGGGGCGTCGATCGCGCCTGGGTCGAGGGACGGACGCGCCACCTGCGCACGCTGTTCCGACGCTGGAAGGGACGCGGCGTCACGCTGATCGATCCGATCGCTTCGCTCTGTTCCAGCGGCACATGCCTTATCGAACGCGACGGCAAACCGCTCTACTTCGATTCGCATCATCTGAGCGTCGCCGGCGCGCGCCTGGTTGTCGGCGCTGAACGCTGA
- a CDS encoding YceI family protein, with the protein MQRYSRAAIFLHWAIAALLAFQISVGWALEGLGARGFALYQLHKSVGITVLALTLARIAIRYWKPRPAKLEGGWQGALASAVHVGLYAFMLGAPLTGWALVSTAKVKVPTLIFGVLPLPHLPLPASAHGIAENGHGLLAWIGIALVALHVAGALRHHLLMRDGLIWRMVPGRSTALLIALPALILVGFGVGRAILPAPQAAPAAAQPVAQQPEEDAQPATIAEAANASLPADNAAANAAQSAVEEPVGPPPAWTVQPGGRIGFSVGNDGETISGRFAKWTARIVMDPDHPDSADINVTIDMASASVGDAYKDGMLPGEEFFGVAAHPTATFVAKGAESTGPGRYRASGTLTLKGVSKPQTIRFTLSGKDAVRKVSGSATIARAPFGVGNGDSSGGLGPQVALTFDFTAKRKP; encoded by the coding sequence ATGCAACGCTATAGCCGGGCCGCCATCTTCCTGCACTGGGCGATCGCCGCCCTGCTCGCCTTCCAGATCAGCGTCGGCTGGGCGCTCGAGGGGCTGGGCGCACGCGGCTTTGCGCTGTATCAGCTGCACAAGTCGGTGGGCATCACCGTGCTGGCGCTGACGCTGGCGCGGATCGCCATACGCTATTGGAAACCGCGCCCGGCAAAGCTGGAGGGCGGATGGCAGGGCGCACTCGCGTCGGCCGTGCATGTCGGCCTCTACGCCTTCATGTTGGGCGCGCCGCTCACCGGCTGGGCGCTGGTATCGACCGCGAAGGTCAAGGTGCCCACCTTGATCTTCGGCGTCCTGCCCCTGCCCCACTTGCCGCTGCCCGCCAGCGCGCATGGCATCGCGGAAAATGGCCATGGCCTGCTCGCCTGGATCGGCATCGCGCTGGTCGCCCTCCATGTCGCGGGCGCGCTACGCCACCATCTGCTGATGCGCGATGGCCTCATCTGGCGCATGGTGCCGGGGCGCTCGACCGCGCTGCTGATCGCCCTGCCCGCGCTGATCCTGGTCGGCTTCGGCGTCGGCCGCGCGATCCTGCCCGCGCCACAGGCTGCGCCCGCCGCCGCTCAACCGGTTGCCCAACAACCAGAGGAGGACGCGCAACCCGCCACCATCGCCGAAGCGGCCAACGCCAGCCTTCCCGCCGACAACGCCGCCGCCAATGCCGCGCAGTCGGCCGTCGAGGAACCCGTCGGCCCGCCGCCCGCCTGGACCGTGCAACCGGGTGGCCGTATCGGCTTTTCGGTCGGCAATGATGGCGAGACGATCAGCGGCCGCTTCGCCAAATGGACCGCGCGGATCGTGATGGACCCCGACCATCCCGACAGCGCCGATATCAACGTGACGATCGACATGGCCTCGGCCAGCGTGGGGGACGCCTATAAGGACGGCATGCTGCCGGGCGAAGAGTTTTTCGGCGTGGCGGCGCATCCGACCGCGACCTTCGTCGCGAAAGGGGCGGAATCAACCGGCCCCGGCCGCTACCGCGCCAGCGGCACGCTGACGCTGAAAGGCGTATCGAAGCCGCAGACGATCCGCTTCACCCTGTCGGGCAAGGACGCCGTCAGAAAGGTCAGCGGCAGCGCCACCATCGCCCGTGCGCCCTTCGGCGTGGGCAATGGCGACAGCAGCGGCGGCCTGGGTCCGCAGGTCGCGCTGACGTTCGACTTCACGGCAAAGCGGAAACCATAA